One window of the Procambarus clarkii isolate CNS0578487 chromosome 89, FALCON_Pclarkii_2.0, whole genome shotgun sequence genome contains the following:
- the LOC123773398 gene encoding triosephosphate isomerase-like: MTGPRKFFVIGNWKMNVDRSRIDSIVKLMTAASLDPNTEAVVGCPSCYLSYARQQLPPQIAVAAQNCYKVERGNFSGEISPAMIQDCGCEWVILGHPERRTIFNEPDHLISQKVAHAQQAGIKVVACVCETKEDRESQRTEEVLYGQLESLAASISDWSRVVIAFEALWASGTGILATPAQVQEALSMLRHWLRHNVSHHVANTTRIIYAGSVSTDNCQELAKLKDLDGFLVGSAALKPDIVDIINARSSHVARLVDIFSSYERLSRGV, translated from the exons ATGACCGGCCCAAGGAAGTTCTTCGTGATTGGTAACTGGAAGATGAATGTGGATAGATCTCGCATCGACAGCATCGTTAAACTCATGACAGCAGCATCTCTGGACCCCAATACAG AAGCCGTGGTTGGGTGTCCCTCGTGCTACTTGTCGTACGCCCGCCAGCAGCTCCCGCCCCAGATTGCTGTAGCTGCTCAGAACTGCTATAAG GTAGAGAGAGGCAACTTTAGCGGAGAGATATCTCCTGCCATGATCCAGGACTGTGGGTGTGAGTGGGTCATCCTGGGTCACCCTGAGCGGAGGACAATATTTAATGAACCAGATCACCTCATCAGCCAGAAGGTCGCCCACGCCCAACAGGCAGGCATCAAG gtggtGGCGTGTGTGTGCGAGACGAAGGAGGATCGTGAGAGCCAGCGGACGGAGGAGGTGCTGTACGGACAGTTAGAGTCCCTGGCGGCCAGCATCAGTGATTGGTCCCGCGTAGTGATCGCCTTCGAGGCTCTGTGGGCCAGTGGCACTGGCATCTTGGCCACACCTGCACAGGTCCAGGAGGCACTCTCCATGCTGCGGCACTGGCTACGTCACAACGTCTCCCACCACGTGGCCAACACAACTCGTATCATCTACGCTGGCTCAGTTTCCACCGACAATTGTCAGGAACTGGCCAAGTTGAAGGACCTGGACGGATTCCTGGTGGGAAGCGCCGCCCTCAAGCCTGACATTGTTGACATCATCAACGCGAGAAGCTCCCATGTTGCAAGACTTGTTGATATCTTCTCCTCCTATGAGCGCTTGTCTAGGGGAGTGTAA